The genome window AGTACCAAAGACACTTGGAATCTTAGATACTTAAAAAATTTAGCTGCTCGGAATCTTAGAATCATCAGAAGACATTGAAAAAATTTCCAAACCAAAATAAGGAACAGAAGCAATAATGTGGTCAAATATATCGGCCATGATATATTCGTAATTCTCAAAACGCTTGTCTTTTGAAAAAGTATAAACTTCAAGAGGAACACCGTAAGGAGTAGACTGCAGCTGACGGCAGACCATCGTCATATCACGATTTAAGCCCGGATACTGCTGCAGATACTGAATTATATATTTTCGGAACAATCCCAAATTAGTTAGGTTTCTGCCATTTATGGCCAAACTTTTATCAATCTTATTGCCAAGATTATAATTATCAATTTCTATTTTTCGGGTATCAATATAAGCACTCAGAAGGCTGATTTTCTTTAAATCGTTAAGTTCATGATCTTCCAGAAACCGGATGCTGCTTGTTTTTATTATTATATGTCTTTTAATCCTTCTTCCGTTAGAATTTAGCATTCCGCGCCAGTTCTGGAAAGAATCCGAACTCAGGCTGTACGTTGGAATAGTGGTTGTAGTATTGTCAAAATTTCGGACTTTTACCGTGGCCAGATTAATTTCTATCACATCGCCGTCAGCGCCATAACGATCCATCGTAATCCAGTCGCCAATGCGCACCATATCGTTTATAGCTACCTGAACACTCGCAACAAAACCCAAAATAGTATCTCTGAATATCAAGATAATTACTGCCGAAACAGCTCCCAGAATAGTCAGCATTTCCTTTTGATCAATATCAAACAATTTTGAAATAATCAATGTGATCCCAAGCATCCACAGTATAATCATAATAACCTGAATGAAACTGTCGATTGGTTTATCGCTGTATCTCGGAATTAATTTTAAATAATCACGAAGTGAATTAAAAATGGTACGGATAATCCATAAAATCAGCAAAACGATATAAGTAGCAACAGCCTTGCCGAAAATATCTTCCCAATATTCGAACTTATCCAAAATCACCGGAACCGATTTGAATACAAAAAACAGCGGAACCAAATACGAGATGTATTTTGCAGTTTTATTACTTACCAGCAAATCGTCAAACCTGCTTTTGGTTCTTTGGGCAACAACTGCCATAAGGGTCACCAGTATAAAACGAGAAATTGCATACAAGGCATAAGCCAAAAAACAGAGCAAAATGGTATTGAGTACCAAACTCGTATAAGTCGACAAAGACCTGCTCATGCCCCAATGTCTGAAAATAGGGTAGAGGAAACTAAAAATAAAATGTACCAGTTTATCCATTTTGATACCTATTAAATGAGATTAACCGCAAAGCTGATAAAGAATTAGATTTAACCCAAGAGATATACTGCGGTACATCTTCATAATTTAGACAACATGTTTTAGCCACGGCATTCGCATTTAAAAAAAGATAAACACTAATTTCACCAATTAGCACTAATTCTTATCAAAATTGAAACCAAATTTTACAAATTTTATAGTTTCGAATATTTTGTGTAATTGAAAGCAACCTTAATTCGTGCAAATTAGTGTAATTCGTGTCAGAAACTTTTAAAAGTGAATGCCGTGGTTTTAGGCGTTATTAAACTGCTTTCAAATATTTTTTCTCCATATAAAAAGTTCCGAACGGCAGCAAAGAAGCTGCTAAAATAAATCCGAAATCTTTGACATTCCAATTTTGTGAATTCTTCAGCAAGAAAGCTAAAATAACATAACCAATAAATAATACACCGTGACTCATCCCGATAGGGTACAATAATGTTTTATAAAGTTCGATATTTGATGGTTTGATAAAGAGCATATTCGAAAATAAAACCAAATAGGAAATCCCTTCTAAAATAGCGGTAATCTTAAAAATCTTAAGCATTTGTAGTTGTTTTTTTTGAATTAAGAGGCAAAATTAGTCAATATCAATGATTATCGGTGTATACATTAGAAAACTAAATTACTTTTGTTATTCTTAAACATTTATAATGAGCAAGCGCGATTTAAAAAAATACCTGAACGATCTCAACAAAGAACAGCTGGAAGAGCAGATTATTGAATTGTATGAAAAATTCAGTCTGGTAAAAGTTTATTATGATTTTGTATTCAACCCAAAAGAAGACAGACTATTACAGGAATGCAAACTCAAAATTTCCCATGAGTATTTTCCGTTGCAGACAAAAGGCAAAAGAAAAAAGCCAAAAATGAGACGGTCAGTAGCTCAAAAATACATCAAACATTTTCTAACATTGGGTGTAGATCCGTTTGTCATTGCCGATGTAATGCTTTACAACATCGAAATTGCACAGACATTTGCTTCAGAAAACATCATAAAACAGGAATTATTTTACAAAAGCATGTTTAATTCATTTGAACAAGCCATAAAATTCATAATTTCAAATGGAATTATAACCGAATTTAATTCACGGCTGACTGGTATTTATGAAGAAGTTTTACGCCAAAAATGGCACAATCTCGCTGATTTCAAAGCAGGTATTGCTGTTTTAGAAGAATAAAATGCTGTTTGAAAAATCATTTTAATTTAATTCCAAGGATATTTTTTTAAAAAACATGGCTTAATAACTGTTTTTTAGGCGTATTTTTGCAAAAATCCAAAAATACACAATGCACCAAGAGAATTTAGAAATTGAAATTGAATCGAGAAAAGAACTTTACGCTTATCAGCAGGGAGATATTGATGCCATCTTTGACCGTATAGACAATGCTCCGGCACAGCATCATTTGCTGTATCAATTGCCTACAGGCGGTGGAAAAACTGTAATTTTTTCTGAAATCGTACGCCGTTATCTGTCTCAGCACGACAAAAAAGTTGTGGTATTAACACACCGTATCGAGCTGTGCAAGCAAAC of Flavobacterium marginilacus contains these proteins:
- a CDS encoding DUF3817 domain-containing protein, producing MLKIFKITAILEGISYLVLFSNMLFIKPSNIELYKTLLYPIGMSHGVLFIGYVILAFLLKNSQNWNVKDFGFILAASLLPFGTFYMEKKYLKAV
- a CDS encoding mechanosensitive ion channel family protein, translated to MDKLVHFIFSFLYPIFRHWGMSRSLSTYTSLVLNTILLCFLAYALYAISRFILVTLMAVVAQRTKSRFDDLLVSNKTAKYISYLVPLFFVFKSVPVILDKFEYWEDIFGKAVATYIVLLILWIIRTIFNSLRDYLKLIPRYSDKPIDSFIQVIMIILWMLGITLIISKLFDIDQKEMLTILGAVSAVIILIFRDTILGFVASVQVAINDMVRIGDWITMDRYGADGDVIEINLATVKVRNFDNTTTTIPTYSLSSDSFQNWRGMLNSNGRRIKRHIIIKTSSIRFLEDHELNDLKKISLLSAYIDTRKIEIDNYNLGNKIDKSLAINGRNLTNLGLFRKYIIQYLQQYPGLNRDMTMVCRQLQSTPYGVPLEVYTFSKDKRFENYEYIMADIFDHIIASVPYFGLEIFSMSSDDSKIPSS
- a CDS encoding DUF6155 family protein, whose product is MSKRDLKKYLNDLNKEQLEEQIIELYEKFSLVKVYYDFVFNPKEDRLLQECKLKISHEYFPLQTKGKRKKPKMRRSVAQKYIKHFLTLGVDPFVIADVMLYNIEIAQTFASENIIKQELFYKSMFNSFEQAIKFIISNGIITEFNSRLTGIYEEVLRQKWHNLADFKAGIAVLEE